GGAGGAGATCGGATTTGGGGATTTTTCCGGGGAGGAGAAGATTGGGGAATTTTGTGGGGAAGGTTGCCTTTGATTCGGTTACCACGCGGTTTGGGGATTCACGGCAAAGTCAGCGTAAGCGTGTGGGCCCTGGAGGAGAGCGCGCGGGCCGTGCACTCGGCCACGGCCTGTTTAAGGCCCGCGGGCCGAAAGTTGCTGATGTTTGatccatgttttttctttgctgatatttaatccagaagttttttttttaatgcgaACCTTCTTCTTGCTCTGCAAGAAGCCCAGCTTGGTCATAAGCCcagccttcctcttcctccccatcGAACTCCACGCTCCGCCGTCTCCGCGAACCTCGCGACTCCGGCCATGTCGGTGAGTCCCCTTCCCTGTGCCCTCGCCCCGGATCTCTGTTTTCTGCACTAACGGTCCGGTGCCCCCCGCGTATCGCAGATCTTCGAGTACAATGGCTCCGCCGTGGTGGCGATGGtggggaagaactgcttcgcgATCGCCAGCGACCGGCGCCTGGGCGTGCAGCTGCAGACCGTGGCCACGGACTTCCAGAGGGTGTTCAAGATCCACGGCAAGCTCTACCTCGGCCTCTCCGGCCTCGCCACCGACGCCCAGACGCTGTGAGCCGCTCCTCGCTGCCCCTTCAAATCAGATCCCCCCTCCCACCTTTTCGTGGGGTTTGGTTACTGCCTGcctctgttttttttgcgGCGGCTGCTTAGGGttggtttgtttgtttccgtGCGTAGGTACCAGCGGCTGGTGTTCAAGCACAAGCTGTATCAGCTGCGGGAGGAGAGGGACATGAAGCCTGAGACCTTTGCCAGCCTTGTCTCTGCGCTTCTCTACGAGAAGAGGTGAGGATGTTTACTCACGCCAGAACCCAAATAGAGTGTGCACACATGTATAATTTGAACGCCAATCGGGTCTAGTATTCTGCAGAGTAATGCAATTTTGAACACGTTAACAATCTAGTGCCATATAGCTGTAAGAAAGTGTTCCTGTACTTCTGCGTCAGAGATTGGATTATGAGCTTAGTGATTAGCCTTTCTGTGCTAATATTTGACCTGCAGCTTATCTATGATAAGCCATGTTTCTTCATTCCCTAAGATTCGATTATGCAGACAGGTTAGTCTAACTTCTTATCCTAATGAAACATTCCAGATTTGGGCCATACTTCTGCCAGCCAATTATTGCTGGACTTGGAGAGGATAATGAGCCATTTATTTGTACCATGGACTGCATTGGTGCAAAGTAAGTATCAGATTTGTTTTCGGTTTTGCTTCTTCACACATATTTTTCTAGATGTATTTCATAATTCATGCACATCTGATTGATTATCTGTTTCTCACTGTTTACTGTATTGCTTTAGTGATTACGGTGCCTGTTTTAATTGTTCTTCATCTGAGTCAAATTCCACGTTGTAGGGGAAGTATATTGGTCTGTCAACGTTAACCTCGTAATGGCCTCcaattcttaaaaaaaattccccaCACGACTACTCTTGATGGGATGCGGGAGTTGGTTTGGGGCAACCACCATAAGCACCTCGAGATTATTGTTTGTAAATACCCACTACTTCATT
This is a stretch of genomic DNA from Brachypodium distachyon strain Bd21 chromosome 1, Brachypodium_distachyon_v3.0, whole genome shotgun sequence. It encodes these proteins:
- the LOC100831014 gene encoding proteasome subunit beta type-3, with the translated sequence MSIFEYNGSAVVAMVGKNCFAIASDRRLGVQLQTVATDFQRVFKIHGKLYLGLSGLATDAQTLYQRLVFKHKLYQLREERDMKPETFASLVSALLYEKRFGPYFCQPIIAGLGEDNEPFICTMDCIGAKELAKDFVVSGTASESLYGACESMYKPNMEPEELFETISQALLSSVDRDCLSGWGGYVLVVTPTEVQERVLKGRMD